The Deltaproteobacteria bacterium genome contains a region encoding:
- a CDS encoding class I SAM-dependent methyltransferase, with product MKFKEISPPREFEAGFDIKRTIKDCGRIELSPNEQVTFITDSGKEYDLTRKNFGFYATPSLNRRLKQFDLRAVLVKNRLDQFFILLVEKEKENLFDKYMEEEKMELVTWMDTTEALSNLDNALGTCTSVNNLTQTEQCPICSGNSLEKVFTYTSPPDGEISFPFSKDHTYYREYLQCTCCQHYISSSSIDLSTLYSGDYVASNYSDIDGIHKTFERIISLDPSQSDNVGRMASINDFSEKHFGTDFQGRTLLDVGSGLGVFPFGMKRSGWKCTAIDPDHNAVEHLEQFIGVKAAKGDFLTISDLDTFDVITFNKVLEHVNDPIEMLKKSRDYLKEGGFVYVEVPDGEMAALEGQSREEFFIDHLHVFSFSSITILAQKSGFTPVLVERVQEPSTKYTLRTFLRPTAM from the coding sequence ATGAAATTTAAAGAGATAAGCCCTCCACGTGAATTTGAAGCTGGATTTGACATTAAACGTACAATCAAGGACTGCGGAAGAATCGAGCTCTCTCCCAATGAACAAGTGACATTTATTACCGATTCAGGGAAAGAATATGACCTGACACGAAAAAATTTTGGTTTTTATGCAACACCATCTCTTAACAGGAGGCTCAAACAATTTGACCTACGTGCTGTGCTCGTAAAAAACAGACTGGATCAGTTCTTTATTCTTCTTGTAGAAAAAGAGAAGGAAAACCTCTTTGATAAATATATGGAAGAAGAAAAGATGGAACTGGTTACATGGATGGATACGACAGAAGCATTATCTAATTTGGATAATGCTTTGGGTACATGCACATCTGTAAACAACTTAACTCAAACAGAGCAATGTCCCATATGTAGCGGCAACTCACTTGAAAAGGTTTTCACCTATACTTCCCCACCTGATGGTGAAATCTCTTTTCCCTTTAGTAAGGATCATACCTATTATAGGGAATATCTGCAATGTACCTGTTGTCAGCATTATATTTCTTCCAGCAGCATAGATCTCTCCACTCTTTATTCGGGTGATTATGTCGCTTCCAACTACAGTGACATAGATGGTATTCATAAAACCTTTGAAAGGATAATCTCTCTTGACCCATCTCAATCGGATAATGTAGGAAGGATGGCAAGCATTAATGACTTTTCAGAAAAACATTTTGGGACTGACTTTCAAGGCCGGACACTACTTGATGTTGGTTCCGGTTTAGGGGTTTTCCCTTTCGGAATGAAGCGGTCAGGATGGAAGTGTACCGCTATCGACCCTGATCATAATGCAGTAGAACACCTTGAGCAGTTTATTGGTGTAAAGGCAGCTAAAGGAGATTTTTTAACGATATCAGATCTTGATACTTTTGATGTAATTACTTTTAATAAAGTGCTGGAGCATGTCAATGATCCTATTGAAATGTTGAAAAAAAGCCGGGATTATCTTAAAGAGGGTGGCTTTGTTTACGTTGAAGTTCCCGATGGAGAAATGGCAGCACTTGAAGGCCAGTCCAGGGAGGAATTTTTTATTGACCACCTGCATGTTTTTAGCTTTTCATCAATAACGATCCTTGCACAAAAATCAGGTTTTACGCCCGTTCTCGTTGAAAGGGTGCAGGAACCAAGTACCAAATATACATTGCGCACTTTCTTAAGGCCAACCGCAATGTAA
- a CDS encoding B12-binding domain-containing radical SAM protein, whose translation MRILLVVYDNGGYMHTFPLGVAYIASVLLDAGHDVEIYNQDVHHYPDDHLRKYLDSNKFDIVGVGLIAGYYQYRKIISLSQSINRSKNRPFYILGGHGPTPDPDFFLRKTGADVAVMGEGEVTIVELLSALEKKTPLKEVKGIAFRDGETVIETRPQPLIQNIDEIPFPAYHLFPVEYYRLMRHAHMKSSDFSMNIISGRGCTFKCTFCYRMDKGLRVRSSESIIEEIKFLKSEYSINYIAFADELLMSSVERTADLCEAILKADLGISWYCSGRLNFAEPELLALLKKAGCVYISYGIEAMDNEVLRKMKKGLTTDIITLGIEQTLKAGISPGFNIIFGNIGDNKETLNKGVEFLLKYDDGVELRTIRPVTPYPGSPLYDYAIEKGWLQDCEDFYENKHTNSDLLSVNFTELSDDEFMQALWEANDRLIKNYYKNKLELVLDETRRLYGSKDASFRGFRHT comes from the coding sequence GTGCGAATTCTTTTGGTAGTATACGATAATGGCGGTTATATGCATACATTCCCATTGGGTGTGGCGTATATTGCCTCTGTTCTGCTGGATGCCGGACATGATGTTGAGATTTACAACCAGGATGTGCATCATTATCCTGATGATCATCTCAGAAAGTATCTGGACAGTAACAAGTTTGATATCGTTGGTGTGGGACTGATTGCAGGATATTATCAATACAGAAAAATCATATCCCTTTCACAGTCTATCAATCGATCAAAAAACAGACCTTTTTATATCCTTGGAGGACATGGCCCAACACCTGACCCTGATTTTTTCCTTAGAAAGACCGGAGCAGATGTTGCAGTCATGGGGGAAGGAGAAGTGACGATTGTTGAACTCTTATCGGCCCTGGAAAAGAAAACACCTTTAAAAGAGGTTAAGGGTATTGCATTTCGCGATGGGGAGACTGTTATTGAAACAAGACCTCAACCATTGATTCAAAATATTGATGAGATCCCCTTCCCTGCATACCATCTGTTTCCTGTCGAGTATTATCGTTTAATGCGACATGCGCATATGAAATCCAGTGATTTTTCCATGAACATTATTTCCGGCAGAGGGTGTACTTTTAAATGTACCTTTTGTTACCGTATGGATAAGGGTTTGCGTGTCAGAAGCAGTGAGAGTATTATAGAGGAGATTAAATTTTTAAAATCTGAATACAGCATAAATTATATCGCATTTGCAGATGAGCTTCTTATGTCGTCTGTAGAGAGGACGGCGGATCTGTGCGAAGCTATATTAAAAGCTGACTTGGGTATCAGTTGGTATTGTAGCGGACGTCTTAATTTTGCCGAACCAGAACTTTTAGCACTATTAAAAAAGGCTGGATGTGTATATATCAGTTATGGTATTGAGGCGATGGATAATGAAGTGTTAAGGAAAATGAAGAAGGGGTTGACGACGGACATTATTACTCTTGGTATTGAACAGACGTTAAAAGCCGGTATTAGCCCGGGATTTAATATCATTTTTGGAAATATCGGCGATAATAAAGAGACCTTGAATAAGGGGGTAGAGTTTTTGCTCAAGTATGATGATGGCGTAGAATTGAGAACAATTCGTCCCGTAACTCCTTATCCCGGATCCCCGCTATACGATTACGCAATTGAAAAAGGCTGGCTTCAAGATTGTGAGGACTTTTATGAAAACAAACATACAAATTCAGATCTTTTGTCGGTTAACTTTACCGAGTTAAGTGATGATGAGTTTATGCAGGCTCTCTGGGAAGCAAATGATCGGCTCATAAAAAATTACTATAAAAACAAACTGGAATTAGTGCTTGATGAAACCAGAAGACTGTATGGAAGTAAAGATGCATCTTTTAGAGGGTTCCGGCACACATAA
- the asnB gene encoding asparagine synthase (glutamine-hydrolyzing) produces MCGIAGYIGNRLIHQSTISHTLDLMKNRGPDFQDALHINQGETNIHLLHSRLSIIDLKERANQPFTLENCTLIFNGEIYNYLELRANLNKEGITCKTESDTEVLLKYYLLYGEDCVNYFEGMWSFAIYDKNRRKLFLSRDRFAEKPLYYYQADGGFYFGSEIKFIRSLLDKALTVNKKHLLRYLVQGYKSLYKTEETFFNEISEVKYASNLTINPNLEVNHYRYWQPVSKIDANMSLDDAIEGARHHLLESVRLRLRSDVPLAFCLSGGVDSASIASIAAKEFNYDVSVFSIIDKDERYNEYDNIKATIDDIKCQSTLVELSYNNVLPRLRKLIEYHDVPVATTTYFVHSLLSEQISKRGYRVAFSGTSADELFTGYYDHFLLHLNAVSSETSYSQYLNDWKKNLLPFVRNPILRNPDLYSESPDYREHVYDNSQEFTDFLEVPFEEKFREDFFTDNLLRNRMMNELFHEATPLILHEDDLNSMFYSIENRSPYLDSRLFEFANSIPDKHLIRNGYGKYVLRESMKGILNDTVRLDRRKKGFNASINSLFDFSNQETMDYLLKPDSPIFELINRKKVSDLFNLNPAPNHYSKFLFSFINAKIFLEQNL; encoded by the coding sequence ATGTGTGGCATTGCTGGCTATATCGGTAACAGATTAATTCATCAATCTACTATAAGCCATACCCTGGATTTGATGAAAAACCGGGGCCCGGATTTTCAGGATGCTCTACATATAAACCAGGGTGAAACCAATATTCATTTATTGCATTCCAGGTTGAGTATTATCGACCTGAAAGAACGGGCAAATCAACCTTTTACTCTTGAAAATTGCACATTGATTTTTAACGGTGAAATCTATAACTACTTGGAACTTAGAGCTAATTTAAACAAAGAAGGTATCACTTGCAAAACTGAATCCGACACTGAAGTTTTACTTAAATATTATTTGTTATATGGTGAAGATTGTGTTAATTACTTTGAAGGAATGTGGAGCTTTGCCATTTATGATAAAAATAGAAGAAAGCTTTTTTTATCAAGAGACAGGTTTGCAGAAAAACCACTCTACTATTATCAGGCGGATGGTGGATTCTACTTTGGCTCGGAAATCAAATTTATCAGATCTCTTCTTGACAAAGCTCTGACCGTTAACAAAAAACATCTATTAAGATATCTGGTTCAGGGCTATAAATCACTTTATAAGACAGAAGAAACATTTTTTAATGAAATTAGTGAGGTAAAATATGCCAGCAACCTTACAATCAATCCCAACCTGGAAGTAAACCATTATCGTTACTGGCAGCCTGTCAGTAAAATTGATGCCAATATGTCACTGGATGATGCCATTGAGGGGGCACGACATCATCTTTTGGAAAGTGTTCGCCTTCGTTTAAGGTCAGATGTACCATTAGCCTTTTGTTTAAGCGGAGGGGTCGATTCTGCATCTATTGCGTCTATCGCAGCTAAGGAATTTAATTATGATGTCTCCGTCTTCTCCATTATCGATAAAGACGAGCGCTACAACGAATACGATAATATCAAGGCAACTATAGATGATATCAAGTGTCAAAGTACACTGGTAGAGCTATCCTACAATAATGTATTGCCAAGGCTCAGAAAGCTCATTGAATATCATGATGTACCTGTTGCCACAACTACTTACTTTGTTCATTCTCTGCTATCGGAACAGATTTCCAAAAGAGGTTATCGTGTTGCTTTCTCAGGCACCTCTGCCGATGAACTCTTTACGGGTTACTATGATCACTTCCTGCTTCATTTGAATGCAGTCAGCAGTGAGACCAGTTACTCTCAATATCTGAATGACTGGAAAAAGAACCTACTACCCTTCGTTCGAAATCCAATCTTAAGAAATCCCGATTTATACAGTGAATCGCCAGACTACAGGGAACATGTCTATGATAACAGTCAGGAGTTTACAGACTTTCTGGAAGTACCTTTTGAAGAAAAGTTCAGGGAAGATTTTTTTACGGATAACCTTTTAAGAAACCGGATGATGAATGAACTTTTCCATGAAGCAACTCCATTGATTTTGCACGAAGATGATTTGAACTCCATGTTTTATTCCATAGAAAACAGAAGCCCATACCTGGACAGTAGGCTATTTGAGTTCGCAAATTCTATTCCTGATAAACATCTGATTCGTAATGGATATGGCAAATATGTCCTGAGAGAATCAATGAAAGGAATATTAAACGACACAGTCAGACTGGATAGACGTAAAAAAGGCTTTAATGCATCGATCAACTCTCTTTTTGACTTTTCAAATCAAGAAACAATGGATTACCTTTTGAAACCGGACTCTCCCATATTTGAACTAATTAACAGAAAAAAAGTATCAGATTTATTTAACTTGAATCCAGCGCCCAATCATTACAGCAAATTCTTATTCAGTTTTATTAATGCAAAGATATTCCTGGAGCAGAACCTGTGA
- a CDS encoding asparagine synthase-related protein has product MSRIAGFYCKDSRYSSSMMTSKMLQAINTFPESSLLTDSMEYGEVGWLGTSETKLQRTGSVIAVMDGHIFNRDDLGDETSDVALLITLYQKYGFEGAVQQLNGDFAISLYDKSSDTFWMARDRFGIKPLYFIDKPNFLACSSRLKAFSVLPQVSLEPRPDFVGRFAGSHYRYFDNDSDKSPFKGISQLEAAHILCCKKGKTTISRYWQLNDEPDWTGSVEELAHKYRDLLLDSVSRRIKVVNNPAFTLSGGMDSSSVMASAVRVAEKKQNAFSTVYADKTYDESEEIVTMLDLCVEQWHKVHIDDNPDVMGLIEKMISVHDEPVATATWLSHFLLCEETKNLGFGGLFGGLGGDELNAGEYEHFMFFFADLRVAGDEERLKNEVKMWRKYHNHPLYKKNFDVVEQNFRKVIDFNNQGHCLPDKARVNYYAQALNPDFFDLDKYQPVMDHPFRSYLKNRTYQDMTRETIPCCLRAEDRQATAFGLDNFLPFFDHRLVEFMFRVPETLKYNEGVTKHLLREAMRGILPEETRTRIAKTGWNAPAHVWFSGKRLDALRDLIGSSSFQNRGIYNITEVERLLDEHEEIVSSGIMKENHMMFFWQLVNLEIWFQSMNKAQVLKA; this is encoded by the coding sequence ATGTCAAGAATAGCAGGTTTTTATTGTAAAGATAGCAGATATAGCAGTTCCATGATGACATCAAAGATGCTTCAAGCTATAAACACCTTTCCAGAATCGTCATTGCTTACGGATTCGATGGAATACGGTGAAGTTGGCTGGCTAGGGACTTCTGAAACAAAGTTACAGAGGACAGGAAGTGTTATTGCAGTTATGGATGGACATATATTCAATCGTGATGATCTGGGTGATGAGACAAGTGACGTCGCTTTGCTTATTACACTTTATCAAAAGTATGGTTTTGAAGGTGCAGTACAGCAACTAAACGGTGACTTTGCCATTTCTCTTTATGATAAATCTTCTGACACATTCTGGATGGCGCGTGATCGCTTTGGGATAAAGCCACTTTATTTTATTGACAAACCCAATTTTTTGGCATGTTCTTCCCGTTTAAAAGCATTCTCTGTGCTACCCCAAGTCAGTCTGGAACCACGACCTGATTTTGTTGGAAGATTCGCGGGTTCACATTATCGCTATTTCGATAATGATTCTGACAAATCTCCTTTCAAAGGTATTTCTCAACTTGAAGCTGCCCATATACTGTGCTGCAAAAAAGGTAAAACAACAATATCTCGGTATTGGCAATTAAATGACGAGCCCGATTGGACAGGCTCAGTAGAGGAGCTTGCGCATAAATATCGCGACCTCCTCCTTGATTCTGTTTCCCGTCGAATAAAAGTTGTTAATAATCCTGCATTTACTCTTTCCGGTGGAATGGATTCTTCGTCCGTTATGGCTTCAGCTGTCAGGGTTGCAGAGAAAAAGCAAAATGCTTTTTCAACAGTCTATGCCGATAAGACCTACGATGAATCAGAAGAAATTGTCACAATGCTGGATTTATGTGTTGAACAATGGCACAAGGTCCATATAGACGACAATCCTGATGTGATGGGCCTTATAGAAAAAATGATTTCTGTACATGATGAGCCCGTTGCGACAGCGACATGGCTTTCCCATTTCCTTTTATGTGAAGAGACAAAGAACCTGGGTTTCGGTGGACTATTTGGAGGATTAGGTGGAGACGAACTAAATGCAGGTGAATATGAGCACTTTATGTTTTTTTTCGCTGATCTTAGAGTAGCTGGCGATGAGGAAAGATTAAAGAATGAAGTTAAAATGTGGCGCAAATACCATAACCACCCCCTTTATAAAAAGAACTTTGATGTTGTAGAACAGAATTTTAGAAAGGTTATCGACTTTAACAATCAGGGGCATTGTTTACCTGACAAGGCCAGGGTAAATTATTATGCCCAAGCCCTTAATCCAGATTTCTTTGATCTCGATAAATACCAGCCAGTAATGGATCATCCATTTAGAAGTTATTTAAAAAATCGTACCTATCAGGATATGACGAGAGAGACTATACCCTGTTGTCTACGTGCAGAAGACAGACAGGCAACCGCTTTCGGTCTGGACAACTTTTTACCTTTTTTTGATCACAGGCTAGTTGAATTTATGTTTCGGGTGCCTGAAACTTTAAAATATAATGAGGGGGTTACCAAGCATCTCCTGAGGGAAGCCATGAGGGGGATATTGCCTGAAGAAACGCGTACACGTATTGCAAAAACCGGATGGAATGCTCCCGCACATGTTTGGTTTTCAGGTAAAAGGCTGGATGCTTTGAGGGATCTTATCGGGAGTTCTTCTTTCCAAAACAGGGGAATATATAATATTACAGAAGTCGAGCGACTCCTAGATGAACATGAAGAGATCGTCTCTTCCGGTATAATGAAAGAAAATCATATGATGTTTTTCTGGCAACTGGTTAACCTGGAGATCTGGTTTCAAAGTATGAACAAGGCTCAAGTACTTAAAGCATAA
- a CDS encoding N-acetyl sugar amidotransferase, translated as MKYCEKLLLPDTRPGVIIDKDGISNVYKTSIEKKDIDWNNRESSFQKVVERAKSLSRGYDCLIPVSGGKDSTWQVVKCLEYGLNPLAVTWKTPARTELGQKNLDNLISLGVDHIDYQINPKVESKFMLQALERFGSTAIPMHMALFNIPLKIAVRFEIPLVVWGENSAFEYCGSDDKEKGFKLDRNWLKKYGVTHGTTARDWVSESLSEKELTPYFGPGDGALEQAQVMAVFLGYYFPWDVENSLKIAKEHGFTQRKEGPRTGYYNYADIDDDFISIHHWLKWYKFGFTRLWDNLSLEIKNGRMTREEGIKIIKERGDETPHEDIKKFCSFVGISKAQFFEICEKFRNREIWFNDKGTWKIKDFLIPDWEWKNEI; from the coding sequence GTGAAATATTGTGAAAAACTTCTTCTTCCTGATACACGTCCTGGTGTTATTATTGACAAGGATGGGATCAGTAACGTTTACAAAACAAGTATTGAGAAAAAAGATATCGACTGGAATAACCGCGAGAGCAGTTTTCAAAAAGTAGTAGAACGTGCAAAGTCTCTCAGCCGTGGTTATGATTGCTTAATTCCTGTTAGCGGAGGGAAAGACAGTACATGGCAGGTTGTAAAATGCCTTGAGTATGGTCTCAATCCCTTAGCGGTGACCTGGAAAACACCTGCCCGTACTGAGCTCGGTCAAAAAAACCTTGATAATCTCATATCTCTCGGTGTTGACCACATTGATTATCAGATCAATCCAAAGGTAGAATCAAAGTTCATGCTACAGGCCCTGGAACGGTTCGGTTCCACAGCAATTCCAATGCACATGGCCCTTTTCAATATTCCCCTTAAAATAGCTGTCAGATTTGAGATTCCCCTGGTTGTATGGGGAGAAAACTCTGCCTTTGAATACTGTGGTTCAGATGATAAAGAAAAGGGATTTAAACTTGATCGTAACTGGCTGAAGAAATATGGAGTAACGCATGGCACTACTGCCCGGGACTGGGTATCGGAAAGCCTGTCTGAAAAAGAATTGACCCCCTATTTTGGGCCAGGAGATGGAGCTCTGGAACAGGCACAGGTAATGGCGGTTTTCCTCGGTTATTATTTCCCCTGGGATGTTGAAAACAGTCTTAAAATAGCAAAGGAGCATGGATTTACGCAACGTAAAGAAGGTCCCAGGACAGGGTACTATAATTATGCAGATATTGATGATGACTTTATATCAATCCACCACTGGTTAAAATGGTATAAGTTTGGATTTACAAGGTTATGGGACAACCTCTCCCTGGAAATTAAGAATGGGCGGATGACACGTGAAGAAGGAATAAAAATCATTAAAGAGCGTGGAGATGAAACACCTCATGAGGATATAAAAAAATTCTGTTCATTTGTTGGCATAAGCAAAGCTCAGTTTTTTGAAATATGTGAAAAGTTCAGAAACAGGGAAATATGGTTTAACGACAAAGGGACATGGAAAATAAAAGACTTCCTGATCCCTGATTGGGAGTGGAAAAATGAAATTTAA
- a CDS encoding methyltransferase domain-containing protein yields MIHSNINCKACIEYNTCKNLDEKYRDRLDGAGGDWRRLKNNGISMTSPIRRCSLAIFDSHKDTFKNNRVLEIGCGANSEVDVHFCKENNVDYLGIDPGNLPPLYIPGIKGRKLQNRIAIFFLNLFGIKKIFHNKHQHYISGAFPSPYLEGMTFDLIYGNNSIEHWHENEEDILKSIDLYRNDLNYCYDLLAEGGKLILSAPVHLHGNKIFLLGKLEVLDNFFDSRWKSVVIEHWRESHDDLLPYCPDQWKNWFINELNIHEGNIFLVNIIAQK; encoded by the coding sequence ATGATACATTCAAATATCAATTGTAAAGCTTGTATTGAGTATAATACTTGTAAAAATCTTGATGAGAAGTATAGAGATAGGCTTGATGGAGCAGGAGGCGATTGGAGACGTCTCAAAAACAATGGCATATCCATGACTTCTCCCATAAGACGCTGTTCTTTAGCTATCTTTGATTCACATAAAGATACGTTTAAAAATAACAGAGTTCTGGAAATTGGATGTGGTGCCAATAGTGAAGTAGATGTTCATTTTTGTAAAGAAAATAATGTGGATTATTTAGGAATTGATCCAGGGAACCTTCCGCCTCTATATATTCCAGGAATAAAAGGGCGTAAACTACAAAATAGAATTGCAATATTTTTTTTAAATCTATTTGGAATTAAAAAAATATTTCATAATAAACATCAGCATTATATCTCAGGAGCATTTCCTTCTCCCTATTTAGAAGGTATGACCTTTGATCTGATTTATGGAAACAATTCCATAGAACATTGGCATGAGAATGAAGAAGATATTTTAAAATCGATTGATTTATACAGAAATGATCTGAATTATTGTTATGACTTATTGGCTGAAGGAGGGAAACTGATTTTAAGTGCTCCCGTTCACCTTCATGGAAATAAAATTTTCTTATTAGGTAAACTTGAGGTATTGGACAATTTTTTTGACAGCCGCTGGAAATCAGTTGTAATAGAACATTGGAGAGAATCTCACGATGACCTTCTCCCCTATTGTCCGGATCAATGGAAGAATTGGTTCATTAATGAATTGAATATACATGAGGGGAATATTTTCCTCGTAAATATAATTGCACAAAAATAA
- a CDS encoding N-acetylneuraminate synthase family protein, which translates to MKIADFNTDEEILVIAEIGNNHEGSYSLAEEMIGLAAEAGAGAVKFQTIVPEKLVSLQQKERIAQLKRFQLSYQDFERLSEVAKQENIIFLSTPFDIESARFLEPLVVAYKIGSGDNNFYPLIDVIARTGKPVIMSSGLMDLEEVKKSVDFISQIWNKNAIDQEMAVLQCVTSYPSPPNEVNLLTIRELQRLNVTAGYSDHTLGIEAALLSTALGARIIEKHFTIDKNYSDFRDHQLSADPAELTQLVERIKEASILLGRSNKNVQESESSLSIAARRSLVAAQDLEKNCTITWENLSWVRPGGGIAPGNEEMILGKKLKTALKAGEMILPDNVA; encoded by the coding sequence ATGAAAATAGCTGATTTTAATACAGATGAAGAGATCCTGGTTATCGCTGAAATAGGCAATAACCATGAAGGCAGTTATTCTCTGGCAGAAGAGATGATTGGCCTGGCTGCCGAGGCTGGTGCCGGTGCAGTTAAGTTCCAGACCATAGTGCCTGAAAAGCTGGTATCTCTTCAACAAAAAGAAAGAATTGCACAGCTTAAACGTTTTCAGCTTAGCTATCAGGACTTTGAAAGATTAAGTGAAGTAGCAAAACAGGAAAATATTATTTTTTTGTCAACCCCTTTTGATATTGAAAGTGCACGCTTTCTGGAACCACTTGTAGTTGCCTATAAAATTGGCTCAGGAGATAACAACTTTTATCCCTTAATCGATGTAATAGCTCGCACAGGTAAACCAGTAATTATGTCTTCCGGTTTGATGGATTTAGAGGAAGTAAAAAAGTCAGTTGATTTTATCTCTCAAATTTGGAATAAAAATGCAATTGATCAGGAAATGGCAGTTTTACAATGCGTAACATCCTACCCTTCCCCACCCAATGAAGTAAATTTATTAACTATAAGGGAACTGCAGCGTTTAAATGTAACGGCAGGATATTCCGATCATACTCTTGGAATAGAAGCAGCCCTTTTATCTACTGCATTAGGTGCCAGGATAATTGAAAAGCATTTTACTATAGATAAGAATTATTCTGATTTTCGCGACCACCAACTGTCGGCTGATCCAGCTGAACTTACCCAATTAGTAGAACGTATAAAAGAAGCTTCCATCTTACTAGGCAGATCAAATAAAAATGTACAGGAATCGGAATCATCTCTTTCTATAGCTGCAAGACGCTCCCTTGTTGCTGCACAGGATCTGGAGAAAAACTGCACAATAACCTGGGAAAACCTTTCCTGGGTTAGGCCAGGTGGCGGCATAGCACCTGGCAATGAAGAAATGATTCTTGGCAAAAAATTAAAAACTGCTTTAAAGGCCGGAGAGATGATTCTCCCGGACAATGTGGCGTAG
- a CDS encoding class I SAM-dependent methyltransferase has translation MRDYEKAVADCYSTWGKTYYDEYYGEKAPYPQVHTELLRSLLKAVGAKNLLDAGCGPASFLRDILNEGIDLYGFDLTPEMVEEAKRIFSENDLPENNIWHGSVLDKEAFALPGKDLGAFDAVICSGVMPHISEEDEDHVICNLKSAVKPGGLVALEARNQFFSLFSLNRYSYDFFRNELIRADELLQQGREYNNEITESLEAMKEQFRMDFPPVRKGKESEPGYDEVLSRVHNPLILKEKFEQMGFTEVNLKFYHFHPLPPVFSKQLPDFFVKQGVTMENPDDWRGFFMASAFFVIGKG, from the coding sequence ATGAGAGATTACGAAAAAGCGGTTGCTGACTGTTATTCCACTTGGGGGAAAACATACTATGATGAGTATTATGGAGAAAAAGCACCCTATCCCCAGGTACATACGGAGTTACTTAGGTCATTGTTAAAGGCGGTTGGTGCTAAAAATTTATTAGATGCCGGCTGTGGCCCAGCTTCATTCCTTCGTGACATACTTAATGAAGGAATAGACCTTTATGGTTTTGATCTGACACCAGAGATGGTAGAAGAGGCAAAGCGCATTTTTTCCGAGAATGACCTTCCAGAGAACAACATCTGGCATGGGAGTGTTCTGGACAAGGAAGCTTTTGCTTTGCCCGGCAAAGATCTTGGAGCCTTTGATGCGGTTATCTGTTCCGGTGTCATGCCACACATTAGTGAAGAGGATGAAGATCATGTAATCTGCAATCTAAAGTCAGCCGTTAAACCTGGTGGATTAGTTGCACTTGAAGCACGAAATCAATTTTTTTCCCTTTTTTCCTTGAATAGGTACTCCTATGACTTTTTTCGAAATGAATTAATCCGGGCAGATGAGCTCCTGCAACAAGGAAGAGAATATAATAACGAAATCACAGAATCTCTTGAAGCGATGAAAGAACAGTTTCGTATGGATTTCCCCCCTGTCAGAAAGGGAAAAGAATCTGAGCCGGGGTATGATGAAGTTCTGTCTCGGGTACATAATCCATTAATTCTGAAAGAGAAGTTTGAGCAAATGGGATTTACAGAGGTTAATTTAAAATTTTACCATTTTCACCCACTGCCACCTGTATTCAGCAAGCAACTCCCCGATTTCTTTGTTAAACAGGGCGTTACCATGGAAAATCCTGATGACTGGCGAGGTTTTTTTATGGCTTCAGCTTTTTTTGTTATAGGAAAAGGTTGA